From a single Nostoc edaphicum CCNP1411 genomic region:
- a CDS encoding response regulator transcription factor translates to MTKILLVEDDELFRLGLRMRLQQETSLEIVAEAEDGEQALELANRYPLDLVLLDIGLPGIGGIEACRQIKQKHPNLPILVLTSRSEKPLISRLIAAGAQGYCLKGIPAESLILAVRSVAAGASWWDQTATTEIRAAFEGNSLAVQSTKTDEALENPLTKREQEILALVAAGKSNQEIAEILYIAPGTVRVHVHAILQKLEVRDRTQAAVLAIQKGLVAPELLIN, encoded by the coding sequence ATGACAAAAATCTTACTAGTTGAAGATGATGAATTATTTCGGCTTGGTCTGCGGATGCGGTTGCAACAAGAAACCAGTTTGGAGATTGTCGCAGAAGCAGAAGATGGGGAACAAGCTTTAGAATTAGCAAATCGCTATCCTCTAGATTTGGTCTTGCTGGATATAGGTTTACCGGGAATTGGCGGGATTGAGGCTTGTCGCCAAATCAAGCAGAAGCACCCAAATTTACCAATTCTCGTTTTAACGTCTCGTTCTGAAAAACCCCTGATTTCGCGGTTAATTGCCGCCGGGGCGCAAGGTTACTGCCTTAAAGGTATTCCTGCTGAGTCTCTAATATTGGCGGTGCGATCGGTTGCTGCTGGAGCTTCTTGGTGGGATCAAACGGCAACAACAGAAATTAGAGCCGCTTTTGAAGGCAATTCTCTGGCGGTGCAGTCCACAAAAACTGACGAAGCCTTAGAAAATCCCTTAACGAAGCGGGAACAAGAAATTTTGGCACTGGTAGCAGCTGGCAAAAGCAATCAAGAAATTGCTGAGATCCTCTACATTGCCCCTGGTACAGTGAGGGTTCATGTCCATGCTATTTTACAAAAACTAGAAGTACGCGATCGCACTCAAGCCGCAGTCTTAGCCATCCAAAAAGGATTGGTAGCGCCTGAATTATTGATTAATTAG
- a CDS encoding sensor histidine kinase yields the protein MLSRLLTMKEAINERREIYGLIAIAFTIVIVLEYLTPPEYVFGYLYTGTILLADSRLNRKAVLGITLAATGLTLLNLFIPGGEIIDPPTLANRLIAVLALMVTGWLSDRNHRNEEAIAYTQAQLRSQEQLATMREDFVSTLTHDLKTPLLGAIETLKYFQNEQFGEITPMQAKVLQTMARSHRSTLQLVQTLLDVYRNDTEGLKLQISPVNLVTVAEEIIATLTELARTRQVYISLHYGESDFRSFLWVNGDSLQLGRVFTNLLSNGINHTPRGGKVEVVFEGYSSDQVVKILDTGSGITEKELPHLFERFYQGNSDRHVSGSGLGLYLTRQIITAHGGTIWAENRSPRGALFGFRLPACPPPGS from the coding sequence ATGTTAAGTCGATTATTGACTATGAAAGAAGCTATAAATGAACGTAGGGAGATATATGGGCTAATAGCGATCGCCTTTACTATCGTTATAGTCTTGGAATATTTGACACCACCTGAATACGTATTTGGCTACCTCTACACAGGAACGATTTTATTAGCAGATTCTCGATTGAATCGGAAAGCAGTATTGGGGATCACTCTTGCCGCTACAGGATTAACATTGTTGAATTTGTTTATCCCCGGAGGAGAAATAATTGATCCCCCAACGTTGGCAAATCGCCTGATTGCAGTATTGGCGTTGATGGTAACGGGTTGGTTAAGTGACCGCAACCACCGCAACGAAGAAGCGATCGCTTATACCCAAGCACAATTGCGCTCCCAAGAACAACTAGCTACCATGCGTGAAGATTTTGTTTCTACCCTAACGCATGATTTGAAAACACCCCTATTAGGAGCAATTGAAACGCTGAAATATTTTCAAAATGAGCAATTTGGTGAAATCACGCCCATGCAAGCAAAAGTCCTCCAAACAATGGCTCGTAGTCATCGGAGTACACTGCAATTAGTCCAAACACTTTTAGATGTGTACCGCAATGATACTGAAGGGCTGAAACTACAGATATCACCAGTTAACTTGGTGACTGTGGCGGAGGAGATCATTGCTACCCTGACTGAACTAGCGAGAACACGTCAGGTTTATATTTCTCTGCACTATGGCGAATCAGATTTTCGGAGCTTTCTTTGGGTAAATGGTGATTCTTTGCAACTTGGGCGAGTTTTTACTAATCTCTTGAGTAATGGCATTAACCATACCCCTCGTGGCGGTAAAGTGGAAGTAGTATTTGAAGGTTATTCTAGCGATCAAGTGGTAAAAATACTCGATACTGGTTCCGGCATTACTGAAAAAGAGTTACCTCACTTATTTGAGAGGTTTTATCAAGGAAATAGCGATCGCCACGTCTCAGGATCTGGGCTAGGACTTTATTTGACTAGGCAAATTATTACTGCTCATGGGGGTACAATTTGGGCAGAGAACCGCTCACCACGAGGCGCACTCTTTGGTTTCCGACTCCCAGCTTGTCCACCACCGGGGAGTTGA
- a CDS encoding hybrid sensor histidine kinase/response regulator, which produces MHFNQTNHNKRNILVVDDTPDNLRLLSAMLTAQGFEVRKALNGKMALTACQMVLPDVILLDINMPDMDGYQVCQQLKADDKTCEVPVIFISALDDVVDKVKAFDVGGVDYIAKPFHGAEVVLRIENQINLRLLQVKLQEKNFLLQQALDDLKASQVQQIQNEKMVALGQLVAGLAHEINNPISFIYGNLQYAGQYVQDLVNIIEVYQQEYPKPTPKIQQIAKDVDLNFMIKDLQSLIGAMYRGSDRIREIVLALQHFSRHDEAEMKRVNIHEDIENTLVMLQHRLREVAERPAIIIVKDYGNLPLVTCYASELNQVFMHLLNNAIDAIEERVGNGELGVPSGDKGRWGMENQSSTLYSLLPAPQIRIHTEVTDLNMVKIAIADNGLGIEESLRSRLFDPFFTTKPVGKGSGLGLSISYQIIVQKHRGNITCTSDVGKGAEFAIEIPIEQPDISSQFSKLENGLGIGD; this is translated from the coding sequence ATGCATTTTAATCAAACTAACCATAATAAAAGAAATATTTTGGTGGTCGATGATACCCCAGATAATTTGCGGCTTTTATCGGCAATGTTGACTGCACAAGGCTTTGAAGTTCGCAAAGCCTTAAACGGGAAAATGGCACTGACTGCGTGTCAAATGGTTTTGCCTGATGTGATTTTGCTGGATATCAATATGCCAGATATGGATGGCTATCAAGTTTGTCAACAACTGAAAGCTGATGATAAAACTTGTGAAGTTCCAGTAATTTTTATTAGTGCCTTGGATGATGTTGTAGATAAGGTAAAAGCCTTTGATGTTGGTGGTGTAGATTATATTGCAAAACCTTTTCATGGGGCAGAGGTGGTATTGCGAATTGAAAATCAGATTAATTTACGTTTGCTCCAAGTTAAACTACAAGAAAAAAACTTTCTACTTCAACAGGCCCTTGACGACTTGAAAGCCTCTCAAGTTCAACAAATTCAGAACGAAAAGATGGTGGCCCTGGGACAGTTAGTGGCTGGACTGGCTCATGAGATTAATAACCCTATCAGTTTTATTTATGGGAATCTCCAATATGCTGGTCAATATGTGCAAGACCTAGTGAATATTATTGAGGTTTATCAACAGGAATATCCCAAACCCACACCAAAAATTCAGCAAATAGCCAAAGATGTAGACCTGAATTTTATGATTAAGGATCTGCAAAGCCTGATAGGTGCAATGTATAGGGGTTCTGATCGCATTCGGGAAATTGTACTGGCGCTACAACACTTCTCTCGACATGATGAAGCAGAGATGAAGCGGGTAAATATCCATGAAGACATCGAAAATACTTTGGTGATGTTACAACATCGGCTCAGGGAAGTAGCTGAACGTCCGGCAATTATTATAGTAAAAGATTATGGTAACTTACCCCTAGTCACTTGTTATGCAAGTGAACTAAACCAAGTATTTATGCATCTGTTGAATAATGCTATTGATGCAATAGAAGAGAGAGTGGGGAATGGAGAACTCGGTGTCCCCTCTGGGGATAAGGGGCGATGGGGAATGGAGAATCAATCTTCTACACTCTATTCCCTACTCCCTGCTCCCCAAATTCGGATTCATACAGAGGTGACAGACTTAAATATGGTCAAAATTGCGATCGCTGATAATGGTCTTGGTATAGAAGAGTCGTTGCGATCGCGTTTATTTGACCCATTTTTTACAACAAAACCTGTGGGTAAAGGTAGTGGACTAGGATTATCCATTAGCTATCAGATTATCGTGCAAAAACACCGAGGAAATATTACTTGTACCTCAGATGTTGGCAAAGGAGCAGAGTTTGCGATCGAAATTCCCATAGAGCAACCTGATATCTCATCGCAATTTTCAAAATTGGAAAATGGATTGGGGATTGGGGATTAG
- a CDS encoding EAL domain-containing protein: MNYEHLDPDKKDILIIDDMADNLRVLSSILTREGYNVRKALNWQMALTATQTLLPDLILLDIMMPEVDGYEICQTFKAWELTADIPVIFISALDDVFDKVKAFKVGGVDYITKPFEFQEVLVRVQNQLALRSARLEILKLNVELEHRVKHRTGELEKTLQKLQQEINSRQKLQSQLLDIALHDSLTGLPNRVLFIRRLENALNRAKQESNYQFAVLFLDCDRFKVVNDSLGHLVGDELLIAIARRLQACLIPIDTLARLGGDEFGILLENITDINIAIQVAERIMQQLSLAFNLSRYEVFMNASIGISWGNKDYDRPEYLLRDADTAMYRAKAQGRAKYHVFNPAMHQEAIQLLELENDLRRAVERQEFIVYYQPIISLTTGRISGFEALVRWQHPIRGLISPTEFIPVAEETGLINAINTWVLQSACHQLSIWQHHPVTPEPLTMSVNLSARLFLQPNLVEQIDRIIYENKINPAYLELEITESVIMENTNAIKIILKQLKQRKIKLIMDDFGTGYSSLSYLHSFPLNALKIDKSFVKRMQENKENMGLVPAMIGIANSMGMSAIAEGVETQEQLTQLRSLNCNFAQGYLFSQPIEQQLVLNFLASAPQW; encoded by the coding sequence ATGAATTACGAGCATTTAGACCCTGATAAAAAAGATATTTTGATCATTGATGATATGGCGGATAACCTCCGGGTTTTATCCTCCATATTGACAAGGGAAGGGTATAACGTTCGTAAAGCTTTGAATTGGCAAATGGCACTGACAGCCACTCAAACCCTATTACCGGATTTGATTCTACTCGACATTATGATGCCAGAAGTAGATGGCTATGAAATTTGTCAGACTTTTAAAGCTTGGGAGCTAACAGCAGATATTCCGGTAATTTTTATTAGTGCTTTGGATGATGTTTTTGATAAAGTTAAAGCCTTTAAAGTGGGTGGTGTAGACTACATCACCAAACCTTTTGAGTTTCAAGAAGTTTTAGTGCGCGTGCAAAATCAACTGGCATTGAGGTCGGCGCGATTAGAAATATTGAAACTAAATGTCGAACTGGAACATCGGGTAAAACACCGGACTGGAGAGCTAGAAAAAACTCTACAAAAACTCCAACAAGAAATCAATTCCCGGCAAAAATTGCAAAGTCAACTGTTAGATATAGCGCTGCATGATTCGCTGACTGGCTTGCCAAACCGAGTTTTATTTATCAGGCGACTAGAAAATGCCCTCAATCGAGCCAAGCAAGAATCTAATTATCAGTTTGCGGTACTTTTCTTGGACTGCGATCGCTTCAAAGTTGTCAACGATTCCCTTGGTCATCTGGTGGGAGATGAATTGCTGATTGCCATTGCTCGTCGCCTGCAAGCATGTCTGATACCTATTGATACTTTAGCACGATTGGGCGGAGACGAATTTGGAATTCTCCTAGAAAATATCACAGATATCAACATAGCAATCCAAGTTGCGGAACGGATTATGCAACAGCTATCACTTGCTTTTAATCTGTCAAGATATGAAGTATTTATGAATGCCAGTATTGGTATTAGTTGGGGCAATAAAGATTACGATCGCCCAGAGTATTTGCTGCGGGATGCTGATACGGCAATGTATCGGGCTAAGGCACAAGGGAGAGCAAAATATCACGTTTTTAATCCAGCAATGCATCAGGAAGCTATTCAGCTTTTAGAGTTAGAAAATGACCTGCGAAGGGCTGTTGAAAGACAAGAATTTATTGTTTACTATCAACCAATTATTTCTCTAACTACAGGCAGAATCTCTGGATTTGAAGCTTTGGTACGCTGGCAACATCCGATTCGTGGTCTGATTTCTCCCACAGAATTTATTCCTGTGGCAGAAGAAACAGGTTTAATTAATGCCATCAATACTTGGGTATTACAGTCAGCTTGTCATCAATTAAGCATCTGGCAACATCATCCAGTGACACCAGAACCCCTAACTATGAGTGTCAATTTGAGTGCGCGGTTATTTTTGCAGCCCAATTTAGTAGAACAAATTGACCGAATAATTTATGAAAATAAAATAAATCCTGCATATTTAGAATTAGAAATTACCGAAAGTGTAATTATGGAAAATACTAATGCTATTAAAATAATTCTTAAGCAACTAAAGCAACGAAAAATCAAGTTGATTATGGATGATTTTGGTACAGGATATTCCTCTTTGAGTTACCTGCACAGCTTTCCTTTAAATGCACTAAAAATTGATAAATCTTTCGTCAAACGTATGCAGGAGAACAAAGAAAATATGGGGTTAGTACCAGCAATGATTGGCATTGCCAACTCAATGGGGATGAGTGCGATCGCTGAAGGTGTCGAAACACAAGAACAGTTAACCCAATTGAGAAGTTTAAACTGCAATTTTGCTCAAGGATATCTTTTTTCTCAACCCATAGAACAACAATTGGTTCTTAATTTTCTTGCCTCAGCACCTCAATGGTAG